A stretch of Mya arenaria isolate MELC-2E11 chromosome 14, ASM2691426v1 DNA encodes these proteins:
- the LOC128216502 gene encoding proprotein convertase subtilisin/kexin type 7-like codes for MEFYASSIYTITIASVGRHGKRPKYVRPGACILAATFGDFRTWSGDILKSTSNWDSCAIFQGTSAAAARASGMIAIMLEANPRLTCRDVQYIIVLTSSLENVKRYGNSVQNAAGLKFDKYFGFGLMNATAMVLKARVWIPVARQLSYTTIFNKDSDKVFTSVVSANTSVPPLNESLYPKLLEQVAVFVDIEISNTKVEDIDIVLKSPSKTLSYLLSHKNLNTTKTKSLDGPAMVQWTFTSVHFWGEFLNGEWKIFFKTNKEQESLFTIRNISISFYGVSDLKEASPSDISDESDIDDIAEKVCEFAGEQYEEIKRNPDFVIVAVGWIVGIVPLLGLLIWCYVNRFSRRPIRGDNQEHPEEELRLQQLEEPSVASDDKVLGLIL; via the exons ATGGAGTTTTATGCCAGCAGTATTTATACTATTACCATAGCAAGTGTCGGAAGGCATGGGAAGAGACCTAAATACGTAAGGCCAGGAGCATGCATTCTGGCTGCTACCTTCGGAGATTTCCGCACGTGGTCAGGAGATATATTG AAATCAACAAGCAATTGGGACTCATGCGCGATATTTCAAGGAACATCAGCGGCAGCTGCGAGAGCTTCTGGAATGATAGCCATTATGTTGGAAGCCAA CCCAAGGCTAACTTGCAGAGACGTTCAGTACATTATCGTCCTCACATCGTCTTTAGAGAACGTGAAACGATATGGAAACTCGGTGCAAAATGCAGCTGGATTAAAAT TTGACAAGTATTTCGGTTTTGGATTGATGAACGCAACTGCAATGGTTTTGAAGGCGCGTGTATGGATTCCAGTCGCCAGGCAGCTTAGTTATACaaccattttcaataaagaCTCGGATAAGGT ATTCACCAGTGTTGTCAGTGCCAACACCAGTGTTCCACCGTTGAACGAATCGTTATATCCTAAATTACTTGAACAAGTTGCAGTATTCGTTGACATTGAGATTAGCAATACCAAAGTTGAAGATATCGATATAGTTCTAAAATCACCTTCCAAGACTTTGAGTTACCTTTTGTCTCATAAGAATTTAAAtaccacaaaaacaaaatcactcGATGGACCTGCAATGGTACAGTGGACCTTTACCTCTGTACATTTTTGGGGAGAATTTCTGAATGgagaatggaaaatattttttaaaacgaaCAAAGAACAAG AATCGTTGTTTACAATACGAAATATATCAATTTCCTTTTACGGAGTGAGTGATCTGAAGGAAGCAAGTCCCAGTGATATTTCTGACGAATCTGATATTGATGACATAGCGGAAAAGGTGTGTGAATTTGCTGGTGAACAATATGAAGAAATCAAACGTAACCCAGATTTTGTTATTGTCGCTGTTGGATGGATTGTAGGAATTGTACCATTATTAGGCCTTTTGATATGGTGTTACGTAAACAGGTTCTCCAGAAGACCTATACGTGGTGACAACCAGGAACATCCGGAGGAGGAGCTGAGACTTCAGCAGTTAGAAGAGCCAAGTGTGGCAAGCGATGATAAGGTTTTAGGATTAATTTTGTAA